From the Thermodesulfobacteriota bacterium genome, the window AAGACCTGACCTACCTGGCCCACACGAACCCGGAATCGGTCGGTCAAAAGGAGGAGGACCCCTTTTTGAAAGGGGTCTTCGGGAACCCCAAACCCGTTTCCAGAACCTATCGGCCCAAGGGCGAAGACGAGGTTTTCGAAGTGGTGAAGGCCTTTTCTCTGAACAGCCATCCGCCTGGGTTGATCCGCATCGGATACGCCTCTGAAGAGGTCCGCCCCCTTCTCGATCAGACCAAAAGGAGCGTGGGGCTCTCCATCTTCTTCTTTCTCGTCTTGGGGGTATCCGCGACCCTTTTGATCTGGGTCAACCAGAACCGAGCCTTTCTGAAACTTCGGGAGATGGAAGGTCGAATGCGTCTGGCCGAGAGGCTTTCTTCTCTCGGCCATCTGGCCGCAGGGGTGGCCCACGAGATTCGAAATCCCCTCAATGCCATGAGCATGGGGCTTCAGAGATTGAAAAGGGAATTTCCCCCTCGGGAGGAACCCTTGCGGGGAGAATTTCTCTCCCTGGCCGACATCATGCTCAAGGAGACCCGGAGGGTCAACGAGATCGTCGAACAGTTCCTGGGCCTTGCCCGGCCCTTCGACCTCAAGTTGAAAGAGGGGTCGCTGGAAGCCCTCCTGAGACATCTCGTCCGGCTCTTTCAGGAGGAGGCTTCCAACCGGGGGATCACCCTCCTGCTCTCGCAGGGAGATTCTCTCCCCATCGTGAGGATGGATGAGGAGAAGTTGACACAGGCCTTGATCAATATTATGAAAAATGGAATGGAGGCCATGGAAAACGGTGGGATCCTCCGGATCGAGGCCCGTCCCTCCAAGGATCGGGTGGAAATCTCCTTCACCGACTCCGGTCCCGGGATTCCAGAAGATCAGATGGAGAAGATCTTCAACTATTATTACACGACCAAGGAGAGAGGGGTTGGATTGGGGCTCCCGATCGCCCACCGGATTATCGAAGCCCACGGGGGCCAGTTAAGCGTAGAAAGCAAGGTCGGAGAGGGGACGAAGGTGACGGTCATCCTCCCTCTCAAGGGGGAGGGGGCCACTTAAGGCATGGAGAAGGCAAAGATCCTCATCGCTGAAGATGAGGCCTCCCAAAGGGAACTCCTCGAAGGATTCTTGAAGAAGGAGGGGTTTTCCGTGGAGACGGCCTCGAAGGGCAGAGAGGCCCTCGAGAAGATCGAGGCCGACTTTTTTGACCTCGCCCTTCTCGATTACAAGATGCCCGAACTCGACGGGCTTCAGACCCTTCGCGAGATCCGGAGACGATTTCCGGACCTTCCGGTGGTGATGATGACCGCTTACGGGACCGTCGAGACCGCGGTGGCCTCGATGAAAGAGGGGGCCCTCGATTATCTCACCAAGCCGATCGATCTCGAAGAGCTTCTCCTCATCATCCGGAAAACGCTGGAACGGTCCAACCTGATCCGGGAGAACCGGGAGCTGAAGGCACGGCTTCAGGAGAGGTATGCCTTCCAGAACATCATCTCGGCGAGTCCCAAGATGGAGGAGGTCATGGGACTGGTGGCTCGGGTAGCTCCCAGCCAGGCCACCGTCCTCATCCGGGGCGAAAGCGGGACGGGGAAAGAGCTCATCGCCAATGCCATCCACTACGCGAGCCCCAGGGCCGATAAGCCCTTCCTCAAGGTGAATTGCGCGGCCATCCCGGAGACGCTTCTCGAAAGCGAGCTCTTCGGCCACGAGAAAGGGGCCTTCACCGGCGCCCTTCAGAAAAGGATCGGCCGGTTCGAAGAGGCGGACGGAGGGACCCTCTTTCTGGACGAGATCGGAGAGCTTCCGCCTACGACCCAGGTCA encodes:
- a CDS encoding ATP-binding protein, with protein sequence MLSKGKRQPTSQSISAVYLAIFTGILFVILLINGFLEIHRTKKGFYLLLEREATALIQHFEQNLSELLHILQTSQSLYGMEESILEYLVDALRRIDQIDGGKTPSPSDLQSLAHQYDLASIELYDLQGNLLRSWPSPPSLPLPSPRSLLREVIEQRRTLATDLFGRPLKEEALFSLAMERKNASGITVIRLGGRTVKRLYRQLAIQRAISDLGLRDGILYFSVQDEDLTYLAHTNPESVGQKEEDPFLKGVFGNPKPVSRTYRPKGEDEVFEVVKAFSLNSHPPGLIRIGYASEEVRPLLDQTKRSVGLSIFFFLVLGVSATLLIWVNQNRAFLKLREMEGRMRLAERLSSLGHLAAGVAHEIRNPLNAMSMGLQRLKREFPPREEPLRGEFLSLADIMLKETRRVNEIVEQFLGLARPFDLKLKEGSLEALLRHLVRLFQEEASNRGITLLLSQGDSLPIVRMDEEKLTQALINIMKNGMEAMENGGILRIEARPSKDRVEISFTDSGPGIPEDQMEKIFNYYYTTKERGVGLGLPIAHRIIEAHGGQLSVESKVGEGTKVTVILPLKGEGAT
- a CDS encoding sigma-54 dependent transcriptional regulator; its protein translation is MEKAKILIAEDEASQRELLEGFLKKEGFSVETASKGREALEKIEADFFDLALLDYKMPELDGLQTLREIRRRFPDLPVVMMTAYGTVETAVASMKEGALDYLTKPIDLEELLLIIRKTLERSNLIRENRELKARLQERYAFQNIISASPKMEEVMGLVARVAPSQATVLIRGESGTGKELIANAIHYASPRADKPFLKVNCAAIPETLLESELFGHEKGAFTGALQKRIGRFEEADGGTLFLDEIGELPPTTQVKLLRILQEKEFQRLGSNISLRVDVRVIAATHRNLEEAIKNGSFREDLYYRLNVISIHLPPLRERREDIPLLIDHFLKKYSELNRKKIQDLSKEARALLLRYSYPGNVRELENLIERAVVLCRGPVITREDLPFHLQEGVPEKDWNVTKKMKTLPESLEEVERDLILKALHQHQGIQTRAAESLGISERVLRYKMKKYGIRPS